One window of the Burkholderia ubonensis subsp. mesacidophila genome contains the following:
- the rpsU gene encoding 30S ribosomal protein S21, giving the protein MTIIRVKENEPFEVAMRRFKRTIEKNGLLTELRAREFYEKPTAERKRKKAAAVKRHYKRIRSQMLPKKLY; this is encoded by the coding sequence ATGACGATCATTCGCGTTAAAGAAAACGAGCCGTTCGAAGTTGCCATGCGTCGCTTCAAGCGCACGATCGAGAAGAACGGTCTGCTGACCGAGCTTCGTGCGCGTGAGTTCTACGAGAAGCCGACGGCCGAGCGCAAGCGTAAGAAAGCGGCAGCGGTGAAGCGTCACTACAAGCGCATCCGCAGCCAGATGTTGCCGAAAAAGCTGTACTGA
- a CDS encoding GatB/YqeY domain-containing protein, producing MSLKEQISEDMKAAMRAKEAERLATIRLLLAAIKQREVDEQITLDDAAVTAVIDKMIKQRKDSISQFQAAGRDDLVAKEQAELTVLSGYMPAQLSEAEVAAEVQAAVAQTGAAGPQDMGKVMGVLKGKLAGRADMTAVSALVKAALSK from the coding sequence ATGAGTTTGAAAGAGCAGATCAGCGAAGACATGAAGGCCGCGATGCGCGCGAAGGAAGCCGAGCGCCTTGCGACGATTCGCCTGCTGCTGGCCGCGATCAAGCAGCGTGAGGTCGACGAGCAGATCACGCTCGACGATGCCGCCGTCACGGCCGTGATCGACAAGATGATCAAGCAGCGCAAGGATTCGATCAGCCAGTTCCAGGCCGCGGGCCGCGACGATCTCGTGGCGAAGGAGCAGGCCGAGCTGACGGTGCTGAGCGGCTACATGCCCGCGCAACTGTCGGAGGCCGAAGTGGCCGCCGAAGTCCAGGCCGCTGTCGCGCAGACCGGCGCTGCAGGCCCGCAGGACATGGGCAAGGTGATGGGCGTGCTGAAGGGCAAGCTCGCCGGCCGTGCCGACATGACCGCCGTTTCCGCGCTCGTCAAGGCCGCGCTCTCGAAGTAA